The DNA window CGATCACGATGATTCTCTTCGAGTCCATGGGCGTCCCAGTGTCGGAGGAAGGCTCAACGTTTCTCTGCCCTCAGGGGTCCCGAGGAGCTCGTCCGGTCCTTTTTCCTCCCATTCCTTTGGAAAGGCCTCTTTGAAACGGAAAGAGAACCGCTCCACCAACCTCTGCCTCGAGACCGACTCCTTGAGGATCTTCGCCATCGAAGTCATCCCTTGACCCTCGAGGCCACAGGGGTGGATCAGGTTGAAATATTTTAGGTCGGTCTCATAATTCAAGGCCAACCCGTGGAGGGAGACCCAACGTTTGATGGCCACACCGACCGAGGCGATCTTCTCCCCACCGACCCATACCCCGCGATGGGAAGGATCCCTCTTGCCGTCGATCCCGAAATCCCTCAGGACGGCGAGGACCACTTCTTCCAGTTGGCTCACATAGGGATGGAGACGGTAACCATAGTGCCTCAGACCGAAGATCGGATAGGCAACCAGTTGGCCAGGACCGTGATAGGTGACATCCCCTCCGCGGTCCGTGTGGAAGACGGGGATCCCCAAGGCCTCTAAGACCTCCGGCGAGACGAGCAGATGGGCGAGGTCTCCCCGGCGGCCGAGGGTGATCACGTGGGGGTGCTCGAGGAGGAGCAGCAGATCCGGCAGCCGGCCCTCGACCCGCATCGACCAGAGCCGATGTTGAAGATCCCAAGCCTCTCCATAAGCCATCAGGCCGAGGTCGACCACGTATCCCTTAGGCTCCATCGGAGGACCCCTCCCTCCCAATATCGAATCTCGAAGGAGGCGCAGGTTCGAACGCCGCTTTCGATCTCAGGGATTGGGAGTCCATCTCAGCTTCGGCCTCCTCGCTGCCAACACCTCGTCAAGCCTCCTCGTCTTCACCTTCGTCGGAGCCTGCCGGAGAAGCTCCGGGTTTTCCTCGGCCTCCCTTGCGATGGTGAGCATCGTCTCGACAAAACGGTCAAGCCCCTCCTTGCTCTCCGTCTCCGTCGGTTCCATCATGAGGGCTCCCTTCACCACGAGGGGGAAATAGATCGTGGGCGGGTGAAACCCATAGTCGATCAGTCGCTTGGCGATGTCGAGGGTCGAGACGCGGTGCTTCTCCTGATATCGGTCGGTGAAGACGCACTCGTGCATGCAGAGACGGTCGTAGGGGAGGTGGTAAGTTCCTTTCAGCCTCTTCATGAGGTAGTTGGCATTCAGGACCGCCATCTGGCTCGCCCTTTTGAGACCGTCGGCCCCCATGGAAAGGATGTAGGCATAGGCCTTCAGGGCCACCCCGAAATTTCCATAAAAGGCCTTCACCTTTCCGATGCTTTTGGGTCGGTCATAATCGAAGCGATACCGCTGTCCCTCCTTTTGGATCACCGGGACGGGCAGGTAGGGGGCGAGTTCCTTTTTGACCGCCAGCGGACCTGCCCCAGGACCCCCTCCTCCATGGGGCGTGGAGAAGGTCTTGTGTAAGTTGAGGTGAACCATATCGATCCCCAGATCGCCCAGCTTGACCATGCCCATCAGGGCGTTCAGGTTGGCGCCGTCGCAGTAGACATATCCTCCCTTGCGGTGGACGATCTCCGCGATCTCCGGAAGGTGCTCTTCGAAGAGCCCGAGGGTGTTCGGGTTGGTTACCATCAGGGCGGCCACATCCTCGTCCATCAAGCGGGCCACCTGCTCCGGACTGAGGATTCCTCTCTCGTTCGATTTGAGCTCGACCATCTGAAAGGAGGCGAGGGTCGAGGTGGAGCAGTTCGTTCCATGGGCCGTGTCCGGAACCAAGATCTTCTTACGACCTTCGCCCCGCTCGACCAAGGCCTTCCGGATCATCATCAGACCGGTCAGCTCTCCATGGGCCCCGGCAGCCGGCTGGAGGGTGACCTCATCCATGCCAACGATCTCGGCAAGGAATCTCCCCAGGTCGTAGAGAAGTTTGAGAACACCCTGGATCTGTTCCTCGGTTTGATAGGGATGGAGCTCGGAAAACCCCTTCATCCTCGCAATCTCTTCGTTCACCTTCGGGTTGTACTTCATGGTACAGGAACCCAGAGGATAGAATCCGCTGTCCACCCCGTAATTCCACTGAGAGAGGCGGGTGAAATGGCGGACGACCTCCACCTCGCTCAGTTGAGGAAAGCCTTCGATCTCTCCCCTCAAGAGATGGGAGGGGATGCAAGATTCCTTTTCCACGGCTTCCACATCCCATGCCGGAAGGGAGTCGCCCCTTCTCCCCTCGCTCCCCTGCTCAAAAATCAAAGGCTCCTCCTGCAGAAGACCGTTATCCCTCATCGTTCTCCCTCTTTAAGGCCAAGAGGACTCACCGGAGTTCCCCTTCGAGGAGTTCCGCCCACCGATCGATCTCCTCCCTCGTATTCATCTCCGTCACCGTGACGAGGAGGTGACGATCCAGCTCCGGGTAGAAACGGGCCAGAGGCAATCCGCCCAAGATCCCCTCGGCCTGCCACCGATGGAGAATCTGCTCCGGCTCCTCCTCCACCTCCAGGACGAATTCATTGAAGGTGGGACCGGAGAAGGCCAGGCGGCATCGCCCCATCCGAGAAACCCTCTTCTTGAGGTACTCGGCCTTGCTCAGGTTGATCCAGGCCAATTCCTTTAATCCCTCTTTTCCAAGGCAGGAAAGGAAGATCGTGGCCATCAGGGCACAGAGCCCCTCATTGGTGCAGATGTTGGAGGTCGCCTTCTCCCGACGGATATGCTGCTCCCGGGTCGCCAGCGTGAGGACGAAACCCCGCCTTCCCTCAAGATCGACGGTCTCCCCAACGAGACGGCCGGGCATGCTCCGGACGAACCTCTCGCGGGTGGTGAAGATGCCGAGATAAGGGCCGCCGAAGGAGAGGGGAAGGCCGAGGCTTTGACCTTCGCCGGCCACGATATCCGCCCCGAATTCGCCGGGCGGCCTCAGGAGGCCATAGGCGATCGCCTCGGAGAAGGTGACGATCAGAAGCCCCCCTGCCTGATGGACCCTCTCCCCGATCGAAGAAAGGTCCTCAACGACGCCGAAGAAGTTGGGATTCTGGAGGATGACCGCGCTGACGTCCTGGTCGAGATGGCGGAGGAGGCTCTCCATGTCCGTCCTGCCTTCCCCCCTAAGATAGGGAATCGGAACAATCCCCTCCAGCTCCGGATAGAGATAAGTCTTAACGACCTGACGGTATTCCGGATGGACGGCCTCCGAGATCAGGATCTTTCTCCTTCCCGTAATGCGATGGGACATCAGGACCGCCTCAGCCAGGCTCGAGGCGCCGTCATACATGGAGGCATTCGACACCTCCATCCCGGTCAGTTGGCACATCAGGGTCTGGTACTCGTAGATGGCCTGGAGCGTGCCCTGACTGATTTCGGGCTGATATGGGGTATAGGCGGTGTAGAACTCGGAGCGGGAGGCGAGGTGAAAGACCACGGCGGGGATAAAATGGTGGTAGGCCCCGCCCCCGAGAAAACGAATGGGGCGACTTCCTTGAAGCCCTTCGAGATGGCCCAGGAGATCCTTTTCGGAAAGGGGCTCAGGAAGGTCCAAGGGCTCGTTGAGCCGATACGGTCTCGGAATGGCCTCGAAGAGGTCTTCGAGGCGATCGACGCCGATCGTCTCGAGCATCTCCCGGACCTCTGCCTCGGTCTGGGGAAGGTAGCGATGGGGACGCTTCATGCGTTCTCCTCCAAGATCTTTCCTCGATAGGCCTCTGCGGTGAGGAGGCCTTTGAGCTCCTCCCGATCCTCAGGCTCCATCCGGAGGAACCACCCCCGACCGTAAGGATCGCTGTTGACCCATTCTGGATGGTCTTTCAATTCGTGATTCTTTTCGACCACTCTCCCCGAGACCGGCGCATAGACATCCGCAACGGTCTTGACCGATTCGACCGCCCCCATCGTCTCCCCTTTCTTGAATTCTGCGCCGACCTCCGGGAGATCGACATAGACGATGTCCTTCAATTGACTCTGGGCATAGTCCGTGATCCCCACGGTCGCGAGTCGCCCATCGTCTCTCACCCATTCATGCTCTTCCGTGTAGAGCAGGTCTTCGGGGAAGTTCATGCTCTCTCCTCCTGTCGTTGAACTCTTGGGCGTCTGCCGCCCCCTGAACCGGGCCTATTTCAACTCCTCCAGCGGGACGTTGATCGTCACCTCGAGGCAGGAGATGTGTCTCAACTCCCCTTCCACCCGGACCATATGTCTGGACGTCTTGGGAGCCATCCTCTTGCCGCTCAGGGCGGTATGGATGATCATCTCTTTGGTGATCACCTCGCCCTCCCGCCAAGGAAGGACCTCGATCTCGGGAGAGCGGTAATCGACCAAGATGGCTGGGATCCTTTTACACCCGATCCTTTTCAAGGCGTGGAGACGATGGTGCCCGTCCAGGATGATGTAGGTGTGGCGATCCACAGCGATGGGCATTTTGAGGATCCCATCGGAGAGGATTTCGTTCTTCAGCTCCTCGAGGTACTGAGGTCGAATCTCCTCATGTTCTCTCAGTGAGTCAATGCTGAGGTAGACGACCTCCACCATCCTCGGCTCCGCCAGAAACAGCACAGGGGGAGGGCAATCGAATCCCGATCTCCCTCCCCCTGTCTTTTGACCTGAGAGATTATCCCTCTGAGGGATTTGTCCCCGTCGGTGTCCCCTCCTCCGTACCATCGTCGGTCCTCTACAGGCGAAGGCGGGAGCTTTCCAGGGGTCAGCTGGGTTACAGTCCTTTTGCCTGAGAGTTTCCTTCCGAAAAGCTCGGAACTTGCCCCTTCGGCGTCCC is part of the Thermodesulfobacteriota bacterium genome and encodes:
- the gcvPB gene encoding aminomethyl-transferring glycine dehydrogenase subunit GcvPB, whose product is MRDNGLLQEEPLIFEQGSEGRRGDSLPAWDVEAVEKESCIPSHLLRGEIEGFPQLSEVEVVRHFTRLSQWNYGVDSGFYPLGSCTMKYNPKVNEEIARMKGFSELHPYQTEEQIQGVLKLLYDLGRFLAEIVGMDEVTLQPAAGAHGELTGLMMIRKALVERGEGRKKILVPDTAHGTNCSTSTLASFQMVELKSNERGILSPEQVARLMDEDVAALMVTNPNTLGLFEEHLPEIAEIVHRKGGYVYCDGANLNALMGMVKLGDLGIDMVHLNLHKTFSTPHGGGGPGAGPLAVKKELAPYLPVPVIQKEGQRYRFDYDRPKSIGKVKAFYGNFGVALKAYAYILSMGADGLKRASQMAVLNANYLMKRLKGTYHLPYDRLCMHECVFTDRYQEKHRVSTLDIAKRLIDYGFHPPTIYFPLVVKGALMMEPTETESKEGLDRFVETMLTIAREAEENPELLRQAPTKVKTRRLDEVLAARRPKLRWTPNP
- a CDS encoding ParB N-terminal domain-containing protein; this encodes MLFLAEPRMVEVVYLSIDSLREHEEIRPQYLEELKNEILSDGILKMPIAVDRHTYIILDGHHRLHALKRIGCKRIPAILVDYRSPEIEVLPWREGEVITKEMIIHTALSGKRMAPKTSRHMVRVEGELRHISCLEVTINVPLEELK
- the gcvPA gene encoding aminomethyl-transferring glycine dehydrogenase subunit GcvPA, giving the protein MKRPHRYLPQTEAEVREMLETIGVDRLEDLFEAIPRPYRLNEPLDLPEPLSEKDLLGHLEGLQGSRPIRFLGGGAYHHFIPAVVFHLASRSEFYTAYTPYQPEISQGTLQAIYEYQTLMCQLTGMEVSNASMYDGASSLAEAVLMSHRITGRRKILISEAVHPEYRQVVKTYLYPELEGIVPIPYLRGEGRTDMESLLRHLDQDVSAVILQNPNFFGVVEDLSSIGERVHQAGGLLIVTFSEAIAYGLLRPPGEFGADIVAGEGQSLGLPLSFGGPYLGIFTTRERFVRSMPGRLVGETVDLEGRRGFVLTLATREQHIRREKATSNICTNEGLCALMATIFLSCLGKEGLKELAWINLSKAEYLKKRVSRMGRCRLAFSGPTFNEFVLEVEEEPEQILHRWQAEGILGGLPLARFYPELDRHLLVTVTEMNTREEIDRWAELLEGELR
- the lipB gene encoding lipoyl(octanoyl) transferase LipB, coding for MEPKGYVVDLGLMAYGEAWDLQHRLWSMRVEGRLPDLLLLLEHPHVITLGRRGDLAHLLVSPEVLEALGIPVFHTDRGGDVTYHGPGQLVAYPIFGLRHYGYRLHPYVSQLEEVVLAVLRDFGIDGKRDPSHRGVWVGGEKIASVGVAIKRWVSLHGLALNYETDLKYFNLIHPCGLEGQGMTSMAKILKESVSRQRLVERFSFRFKEAFPKEWEEKGPDELLGTPEGRETLSLPPTLGRPWTRRESS
- the gcvH gene encoding glycine cleavage system protein GcvH — encoded protein: MNFPEDLLYTEEHEWVRDDGRLATVGITDYAQSQLKDIVYVDLPEVGAEFKKGETMGAVESVKTVADVYAPVSGRVVEKNHELKDHPEWVNSDPYGRGWFLRMEPEDREELKGLLTAEAYRGKILEENA